The proteins below are encoded in one region of Patescibacteria group bacterium:
- a CDS encoding glycosyltransferase family 4 protein: MKVGLFSPYLDTLGGGERYFLTAAQYFLNQGHHVDIFWNGDRDCQVLQKRFDLDLSKARFISDIFFSRTTLPEKIWRTSQYDLIFFLSDGSIPVTFAKKNILHFQVPFNYSNQKTLLNRLKLTRFSDVVCNSRYTKGYIDKTYGLNSSILYPPVDIEKFSPGPKSEIILSVGRFFAPSNPKKQEIMIEVFKEMNLKKWKLVLIGGVASESANEISLLKQKAKGSNIEIITDSDFKTLQKYYSEAKIYWHAAGFGEDLEKFPDRAEHFGMTTVEAMAAGAVPVVFGGGGQLEIVEDGISGYFWKQKDDLKAQTLALINNSDLRQRLAIAAQQRAKLFSKEKFFDQLEELCGS, from the coding sequence ATGAAGGTGGGACTGTTCAGTCCCTACCTCGATACTCTCGGCGGGGGAGAACGCTATTTTCTGACTGCAGCGCAATATTTTCTGAACCAAGGCCATCATGTTGATATTTTTTGGAATGGCGACCGTGACTGCCAAGTCCTACAAAAAAGATTTGACCTCGATTTGTCCAAGGCCAGGTTTATTAGCGATATATTTTTTTCCCGCACAACTTTACCGGAAAAGATATGGCGGACAAGCCAGTATGATCTGATTTTTTTTCTTTCTGACGGCAGCATCCCGGTAACCTTTGCCAAAAAAAACATTCTTCATTTTCAGGTGCCTTTTAATTATTCAAATCAAAAAACATTGCTGAATAGGTTAAAATTGACCCGCTTCAGCGATGTCGTTTGTAATTCACGGTACACTAAGGGTTATATTGATAAAACTTATGGCCTTAACAGCAGTATCTTGTACCCACCCGTAGATATCGAAAAGTTTTCTCCCGGCCCCAAATCAGAGATCATTTTATCGGTGGGCAGATTTTTTGCCCCCAGCAATCCCAAGAAACAAGAAATAATGATCGAAGTCTTTAAGGAAATGAATTTGAAGAAGTGGAAACTGGTGCTAATCGGCGGGGTAGCTTCCGAGAGTGCAAATGAGATTTCCTTGCTAAAGCAGAAAGCCAAAGGTTCCAACATTGAGATTATTACTGACAGTGATTTCAAAACGCTGCAAAAATATTATTCTGAGGCAAAAATCTATTGGCATGCGGCCGGCTTTGGGGAAGATCTGGAAAAATTTCCCGATCGGGCAGAGCATTTTGGAATGACAACAGTCGAGGCGATGGCTGCGGGAGCAGTACCTGTGGTTTTCGGTGGCGGCGGACAGCTGGAAATTGTTGAAGACGGAATTTCCGGGTATTTTTGGAAGCAGAAAGATGATCTGAAAGCCCAAACTCTAGCTCTTATAAATAATTCTGATCTTAGACAAAGATTGGCGATAGCTGCCCAGCAGCGGGCAAAACTTTTTAGTAAGGAAAAATTTTTTGATCAGCTGGAAGAGCTATGCGGTTCTTAA
- a CDS encoding glycosyltransferase family 2 protein, which translates to MSVKLSAVVFTFWPEEEHYLEACLKSVHFADEVIVVDNGATEKTLEIARKYTKKIYRTASKDFSEMHNLGKEKATSDWVLFIDADERVSLALQKEILKELESPRSDAYELRRVNFFLGKEVKFGDRYPDYVTRLFKKDRLEGWTGVIHESSKVSGEIGKLEAPLYHLTHRDIFSMMEKTINFSEREARLRLAANHPKVVGWRLVRVFLTEFYSRLVKYQGWRQGTEGWIDGIFQSFSLFIVYAKLWEMQRKPSLKDTYEELDRKILEGTL; encoded by the coding sequence ATGAGCGTTAAACTTTCAGCCGTCGTTTTTACTTTCTGGCCGGAGGAAGAACACTATCTCGAGGCGTGTCTAAAGAGTGTTCATTTTGCTGACGAAGTTATTGTTGTCGATAACGGAGCCACTGAAAAAACACTGGAAATTGCCCGGAAATACACGAAGAAGATTTATAGAACTGCTTCTAAGGATTTCTCCGAAATGCATAATTTGGGCAAAGAGAAGGCAACCAGTGATTGGGTCCTTTTTATCGACGCTGATGAAAGAGTATCTCTGGCTTTACAAAAAGAGATTCTAAAAGAGCTGGAGTCGCCGCGATCAGACGCTTATGAACTACGCCGGGTGAATTTCTTTTTGGGAAAAGAAGTGAAGTTTGGTGACCGCTATCCAGACTATGTCACCAGACTTTTTAAAAAAGATCGTTTAGAAGGTTGGACGGGAGTAATTCATGAATCGTCAAAAGTAAGCGGGGAGATTGGGAAATTGGAGGCCCCCCTGTATCACCTGACCCATCGCGATATTTTTTCAATGATGGAAAAGACCATTAATTTTTCTGAACGCGAAGCCCGGCTGCGTCTGGCAGCCAATCATCCAAAGGTGGTTGGATGGCGGCTGGTAAGAGTATTTTTAACGGAGTTTTATTCCCGGCTAGTAAAATATCAGGGATGGCGCCAGGGAACTGAGGGCTGGATTGACGGCATATTTCAATCATTTTCGTTGTTTATTGTTTACGCCAAACTTTGGGAAATGCAAAGAAAACCGTCGCTTAAAGATACCTACGAAGAGCTTGACAGGAAAATTCTGGAGGGAACCTTATGA
- a CDS encoding glycosyltransferase family 2 protein, translated as MTKISVVVLHVKNAAMTGECLASLEKLKVRDIDLSLIIVDNASEDDFSGYKSKWDFIFIKNEKNLGYAGGNNVGIKRALEDGAEYVWILNNDTVVDPHCLQELVIAAQRHPSGGIFGAKIYFAPGYEFHKEKYKKSELGKVLWWAGGEIDWNNVMTKHRGVDEVDINQYAQEEKTGAVTGTAMLVTREVFEKIGLLDEKYFLYFEESDFCLRALRAGFELWYVPTAVVWHKNAGSSGAGSDLHDYYTTRNRLLFGLLYAPLKSKIALGRQAIGFLFSGRPWQKKGVKDFLTINFGKGCFPA; from the coding sequence ATGACTAAAATCTCCGTTGTGGTACTCCACGTTAAAAATGCCGCTATGACCGGGGAGTGTTTGGCGTCATTGGAAAAACTGAAGGTTAGAGATATTGATCTCTCATTAATTATAGTAGACAACGCCAGTGAAGATGATTTTTCCGGATACAAATCTAAGTGGGACTTTATTTTCATTAAAAACGAAAAAAATTTGGGGTACGCTGGAGGAAACAATGTCGGGATAAAACGGGCACTTGAAGATGGCGCCGAGTATGTTTGGATTTTAAACAACGATACTGTGGTTGATCCGCATTGCTTACAGGAGTTAGTGATTGCTGCCCAAAGACACCCGAGTGGCGGCATTTTTGGGGCAAAGATTTATTTTGCTCCGGGATATGAATTTCATAAAGAAAAATATAAAAAATCCGAGCTGGGGAAAGTTCTCTGGTGGGCCGGTGGGGAGATTGACTGGAATAACGTGATGACTAAACATCGGGGAGTAGATGAAGTGGACATTAATCAATATGCCCAAGAAGAAAAGACCGGAGCGGTCACCGGAACAGCAATGTTAGTGACAAGAGAAGTTTTTGAGAAAATCGGACTGTTAGACGAAAAATATTTCCTTTATTTTGAGGAAAGTGACTTTTGTCTGCGAGCCCTCAGAGCAGGTTTCGAACTTTGGTATGTTCCCACTGCGGTTGTCTGGCACAAAAACGCTGGATCTTCAGGTGCAGGGTCAGACCTTCATGACTACTATACGACCCGGAATAGACTGCTGTTTGGCCTTTTATATGCTCCTCTTAAATCCAAAATTGCCTTGGGTCGGCAGGCTATCGGATTTCTTTTTTCCGGAAGGCCCTGGCAAAAAAAGGGAGTTAAAGATTTTTTGACAATTAATTTTGGTAAAGGCTGCTTTCCGGCATGA
- a CDS encoding glycosyltransferase family 2 protein — MSKVQTSIVIPVYNEEGNLTELYKQLREVLDKQGKEYELIFVNDASRDKSPEILRELNGKDKKVKVINLSRNFGQQAAVMAGLAQAKGEVVATIDADLQDPPEVLGKMLEKIAEDYDVVYGVSKVRRDPPIRKLLFGLYYFLMCRLSSITIPRNVGIFAVMRRPVVEALLSLPERNRFIPALRTWVGFKQLGQEYEKPPRFAGKQSQNFAKLAKMAFDAIFSFSYVPLRLATYIGFAVSIFAFLVIVDVLYAKLVAGTAVLGWASPLVSTLFIGGIQLLILGVIGEYLGRIYDEVKQRPTYVISEKIGFND; from the coding sequence ATGAGCAAAGTTCAGACTTCTATTGTCATCCCGGTCTACAACGAAGAAGGAAATCTGACAGAGCTCTATAAGCAACTGCGTGAAGTTTTGGACAAACAAGGAAAAGAGTACGAACTGATTTTTGTTAATGATGCCAGCCGGGATAAATCTCCCGAAATTCTTCGAGAGTTGAACGGTAAGGACAAGAAAGTTAAGGTAATAAATTTGTCACGAAACTTTGGCCAGCAGGCGGCGGTTATGGCCGGTCTGGCTCAAGCGAAGGGGGAAGTGGTTGCGACAATTGATGCGGACCTACAAGATCCGCCGGAAGTTTTGGGAAAAATGCTGGAAAAGATTGCTGAGGACTATGATGTGGTCTACGGCGTTTCGAAAGTCCGTCGTGATCCCCCGATAAGAAAACTTTTGTTTGGTCTCTATTATTTTTTGATGTGCCGATTGTCCTCCATTACCATTCCTCGCAACGTTGGAATTTTTGCGGTGATGCGCCGGCCAGTTGTGGAAGCCCTGCTAAGTCTTCCGGAACGGAACCGCTTTATTCCGGCCTTGCGCACCTGGGTAGGCTTTAAACAGTTGGGCCAGGAATATGAAAAACCGCCGCGGTTTGCTGGCAAGCAGTCTCAGAATTTTGCAAAGCTGGCAAAAATGGCTTTTGACGCAATTTTCTCTTTTTCCTATGTGCCGCTTCGACTGGCGACTTATATCGGGTTTGCCGTTTCCATCTTTGCTTTCCTGGTAATTGTCGATGTTTTATACGCTAAACTAGTAGCAGGAACGGCCGTTTTAGGGTGGGCGTCACCATTGGTTTCCACTCTATTTATCGGTGGAATCCAGCTGCTTATTTTGGGAGTTATCGGAGAATATTTGGGCCGGATATACGATGAAGTTAAGCAGCGCCCGACCTATGTTATCTCCGAAAAAATCGGCTTTAATGACTAA
- a CDS encoding glycosyltransferase family 2 protein: MKPKISIAIVTFNEEKHIKECLESARFADEVVVVDGTSSDNTVKIAKQLKAKVFVVPNQPLMKKNMNLAFEKCLGDWIFSLDADERITPELQEEIGRVISDPQATAYRVPRKNIIFGKWIENSRWYPDWQLRLFKNGKAKFPAKHVHEELEVDGNIGQLENAILHLNWVTVSDFLLRFDSYTTREAEKLISESKEITWRDAIKMPTDEFLSRYFFGQGYRDGLHGLVLALLMAFYMEVTFAKIWERKGFWQRDVSLNDCNRQFLQSSRDYKYWLFTEQMKDTKNPLKLFSHKLKRRFR, encoded by the coding sequence ATGAAACCAAAAATTTCCATCGCTATTGTCACTTTTAACGAAGAAAAACATATCAAAGAATGTTTGGAAAGCGCTCGCTTCGCCGATGAAGTGGTGGTCGTCGACGGTACTTCTTCAGACAATACCGTAAAAATTGCCAAACAACTGAAGGCAAAGGTTTTCGTTGTTCCCAATCAGCCGCTCATGAAGAAGAACATGAACCTGGCCTTTGAAAAATGCCTTGGAGATTGGATTTTCAGTCTCGATGCGGATGAACGGATAACGCCAGAGCTCCAGGAAGAAATAGGGAGAGTAATTTCTGACCCGCAAGCCACAGCCTACCGGGTTCCCCGCAAAAATATTATTTTTGGCAAATGGATCGAGAACAGTCGGTGGTACCCAGATTGGCAATTGCGGCTCTTTAAGAATGGTAAGGCGAAGTTTCCTGCCAAACATGTCCATGAAGAACTGGAGGTTGACGGAAATATCGGCCAACTGGAAAATGCTATTCTCCATCTCAATTGGGTAACGGTTTCTGACTTTTTGTTGCGATTTGACAGTTACACGACTCGGGAGGCGGAAAAATTAATTTCCGAAAGCAAAGAAATCACCTGGAGAGATGCCATTAAAATGCCCACTGATGAATTTTTAAGCCGCTATTTTTTTGGCCAGGGTTACAGAGACGGTCTGCATGGATTGGTTTTAGCGCTTCTCATGGCTTTCTATATGGAGGTAACTTTCGCTAAAATATGGGAAAGGAAGGGTTTTTGGCAGCGAGACGTTTCCTTGAATGATTGTAATAGACAGTTTTTGCAAAGCAGCAGAGACTACAAATATTGGCTTTTTACTGAGCAAATGAAAGATACGAAAAATCCGCTGAAGTTATTTAGTCATAAGTTAAAAAGGAGATTCCGATGA
- a CDS encoding oligosaccharide flippase family protein gives MELEDIKGKTIRSVVALIGRTVLLQAVSLVAFFFLGIFLSPSAIGVFIAVNALLQIFTIFTDVGLGAALIQKKEELDEDDLRTTFTIQEILVTAAVVVGFLVTRYIAGYAHLNSQGIFLYHVLLITLFISSLKALPSLLLERKLAFDVQVIPQIVESSVFNVLVVVLAYRGFEIDSYSWAILVSALVGLPLYYILSPWKVRFGIARHKARALLSYGIAYQGKSVLAVIKDNLLTVFLTGWVGTEGVGYWGWAQRWAYSPFRLIVDSVTRVTFPAYARVQHEQETLRKGIEKSLFAVSFVLFPILTGMIFLIQPIIYVIPKYAKWEAALPSFYFLCLGAGLSAISNVLVNALDATGRVKTTLGLMILWIALTWGFTIVLVGKFGFTGISMASFVVALTVVYTGYLLKRHIEFSFVKPIWKPTFSSVVMGLGMFLILRVASGIVGILLAGITGAIIFAGVSFMIDRKEIMENFGIFLKAYRK, from the coding sequence ATGGAGTTGGAAGATATCAAAGGAAAAACCATTAGAAGTGTGGTCGCCCTGATCGGTCGGACAGTTTTATTGCAGGCTGTTTCCTTGGTGGCTTTCTTTTTTCTGGGGATTTTCTTGTCCCCATCGGCAATTGGTGTTTTTATTGCCGTCAACGCTCTGCTGCAAATTTTTACTATTTTTACCGATGTGGGGTTGGGAGCGGCTTTAATTCAAAAAAAAGAAGAACTTGACGAAGACGACTTACGGACAACATTTACTATTCAGGAGATTTTGGTCACGGCGGCGGTTGTCGTCGGATTCTTGGTTACCAGATATATCGCGGGCTATGCCCATCTAAACTCTCAAGGCATATTTTTATATCATGTTCTTTTAATAACCCTATTTATTTCTTCCTTAAAAGCCCTGCCATCCTTGCTGCTGGAACGGAAACTGGCGTTTGATGTCCAGGTCATTCCGCAAATCGTCGAGTCGTCGGTTTTTAATGTCCTGGTAGTGGTTTTGGCTTACAGAGGCTTCGAAATTGATTCCTATTCCTGGGCCATTTTGGTTTCAGCTCTTGTCGGGCTGCCGTTGTACTATATTTTATCGCCGTGGAAGGTGAGATTTGGCATAGCCAGACATAAGGCCCGGGCGCTTCTGTCGTATGGCATTGCTTATCAGGGGAAAAGCGTTTTGGCGGTTATCAAAGATAATCTTCTGACAGTTTTTTTAACCGGCTGGGTGGGGACGGAAGGCGTAGGATATTGGGGTTGGGCCCAGCGTTGGGCCTACAGCCCTTTCCGGTTAATTGTGGACAGTGTGACTCGGGTAACTTTTCCGGCCTATGCTCGTGTTCAGCATGAACAAGAGACCTTGCGCAAGGGAATTGAAAAATCGCTTTTTGCCGTGAGTTTTGTCCTCTTTCCCATTCTGACCGGGATGATTTTTCTAATCCAGCCGATAATTTATGTCATTCCCAAGTATGCTAAATGGGAAGCAGCTCTGCCCTCGTTTTATTTTCTTTGCCTGGGAGCGGGGTTGTCGGCAATTTCTAATGTTTTGGTCAATGCTTTGGATGCTACCGGCCGGGTCAAAACTACTCTTGGCCTAATGATTTTATGGATTGCTCTAACCTGGGGCTTTACCATTGTCCTGGTTGGAAAATTTGGGTTCACTGGAATCTCTATGGCTTCGTTTGTGGTCGCTCTAACCGTGGTGTATACCGGATATCTCTTAAAAAGGCACATTGAATTTAGCTTTGTTAAGCCAATCTGGAAGCCTACCTTTTCGTCAGTGGTCATGGGCCTGGGAATGTTTTTAATTTTAAGAGTAGCTTCCGGTATTGTTGGAATTTTGTTAGCCGGGATAACTGGGGCTATAATCTTTGCGGGAGTCTCTTTTATGATTGACAGGAAAGAGATTATGGAGAATTTTGGAATTTTTCTTAAAGCTTATCGCAAATGA
- a CDS encoding glycosyltransferase family 39 protein, with translation MDFDQDVAAWWIKQFLVDHKISLIGQEISVGGIYIAPLFFYFLSIFYFVFRMDPLAANIAVSLISVITMVLIYKVAKLLFDEKVAVIALIIYAFSFQINFYDRTTAPSNLIMLLSLTVLYLLLNKKGLLLGPVLGLTLSVSPAAMVLIPQSLFFHFKKKFIILAIIVLFAFPLIFFDIRHNFMVTKRIFQLIFSGQAKNENYFLPTKLITNIITLVQSFRQQILPLIIYNDFVNALLNLATTIVITISFIKSGFSAFQRKILFVWILVPLAFFTLYPFHVPEYYFLSTFPVAIIFFAAFLSRIDFRIMTLIITAFMLTNTWQIVSNKYDFSMYYKKQAIKYIIDKSGGQPFKVNYNIVAGQDNGFKYLFYWSGHEPSIQAKEEYIITVPSYIDDVPGEVFGKIKVTTKNE, from the coding sequence ATGGATTTTGATCAAGATGTTGCAGCGTGGTGGATTAAGCAGTTTTTGGTTGATCACAAAATTTCACTAATCGGCCAGGAAATTTCTGTCGGCGGTATATACATAGCTCCGTTATTTTTTTATTTCCTATCTATATTTTATTTTGTGTTTCGAATGGATCCCCTGGCGGCAAATATTGCGGTAAGTTTAATTTCGGTAATCACAATGGTGCTCATCTATAAAGTTGCCAAGTTATTATTTGACGAAAAGGTAGCGGTTATAGCCTTAATTATCTATGCTTTTTCTTTCCAGATAAATTTTTACGACCGGACGACTGCTCCTTCAAATTTAATAATGTTACTTAGCCTAACTGTCTTATACTTACTTCTTAACAAAAAGGGCTTATTGCTTGGCCCGGTCTTGGGACTTACTTTAAGTGTTTCACCCGCAGCAATGGTCCTAATACCCCAAAGTTTGTTTTTTCACTTCAAGAAAAAATTCATTATCCTTGCCATCATCGTTCTTTTTGCGTTCCCACTGATCTTCTTTGACATAAGGCACAACTTTATGGTGACAAAAAGAATTTTCCAACTGATATTTTCTGGACAGGCAAAAAACGAGAACTATTTCCTGCCAACGAAACTTATCACAAACATCATTACATTAGTTCAAAGCTTTCGCCAGCAAATTCTGCCGTTAATTATATATAACGATTTCGTTAATGCTTTACTTAATTTAGCTACGACAATTGTAATCACTATTAGTTTTATTAAATCCGGATTTTCCGCATTTCAAAGAAAAATACTTTTTGTTTGGATATTAGTTCCGCTGGCATTTTTTACTTTATACCCGTTCCATGTACCGGAATATTATTTTCTCTCGACATTTCCTGTGGCTATAATCTTCTTCGCCGCATTTTTATCCCGGATCGATTTCCGGATTATGACATTAATCATTACGGCATTTATGCTGACAAATACGTGGCAGATTGTCAGTAATAAATATGATTTCAGTATGTACTATAAAAAACAGGCAATTAAATATATTATTGATAAATCGGGTGGGCAACCATTTAAGGTAAACTACAATATTGTTGCCGGCCAAGATAATGGTTTCAAATATCTTTTCTATTGGTCCGGCCACGAGCCATCTATACAGGCTAAAGAGGAGTATATAATAACAGTGCCTTCATATATAGACGATGTGCCGGGAGAAGTGTTCGGAAAAATTAAAGTTACAACTAAGAATGAATAA